One Streptomyces sp. R28 DNA window includes the following coding sequences:
- a CDS encoding SDR family oxidoreductase yields the protein MTNVEEPAYVPGHALLRGRTAVITAAAGAGIGGATARRFLEEGARVLISDAHARRLKEYEAELAREFEGAVASAVCDVTDETQVQALFDTAVQEHGRLDVLVNNAGLGGTSPLVDMTDEQWSRVLDVTLNGTFRCTRAALRRMRDTGGVIVNNASVVGWRAQAGQAHYAAAKAGVMALTRCAAIEAAEYGVRVNAVSPSLAMHPHLAKVTTPDLLEALAAREAFGRYAEPWEVANVIVFLASGYSSYMTGEIVSVSSQHA from the coding sequence ATGACAAACGTCGAGGAGCCGGCGTACGTTCCCGGGCACGCACTGCTCCGCGGGCGCACCGCCGTCATCACCGCGGCGGCCGGCGCGGGCATCGGCGGGGCGACGGCGCGCCGCTTCCTCGAAGAGGGCGCGCGCGTGCTGATCAGCGACGCGCACGCGCGGCGCCTGAAGGAGTACGAGGCGGAGCTGGCCCGGGAGTTCGAGGGGGCGGTGGCGTCCGCGGTGTGCGATGTCACCGACGAGACGCAGGTGCAGGCGCTGTTCGACACGGCCGTACAGGAACACGGCCGGCTCGACGTCCTCGTCAACAACGCCGGTCTCGGCGGGACTTCGCCGCTCGTCGACATGACCGACGAACAGTGGTCGAGGGTCCTCGACGTAACCTTGAACGGCACCTTCAGGTGCACCCGGGCCGCCCTGCGCCGTATGCGGGACACCGGTGGCGTGATCGTCAACAACGCCTCCGTCGTCGGCTGGCGCGCCCAGGCCGGGCAGGCGCACTACGCGGCCGCGAAGGCGGGCGTGATGGCGCTGACCCGGTGCGCCGCGATCGAGGCGGCCGAGTACGGGGTGCGGGTCAACGCGGTGTCGCCGAGCCTCGCCATGCACCCGCACCTCGCGAAGGTGACCACCCCCGACCTGCTGGAGGCACTGGCCGCCCGCGAGGCCTTCGGGCGGTACGCCGAGCCGTGGGAGGTGGCCAACGTGATCGTCTTCCTGGCCTCCGGCTACTCCTCGTACATGACAGGGGAGATCGTCTCCGTCAGCAGCCAGCACGCCTAG
- a CDS encoding SDR family oxidoreductase produces MSGICEGRVVAVTGAGRGLGRAHALAFAAAGAKVVVNDLGVGLDGSPARGVAVDSPVRHVTVDNPAQQVADEIRVAGGEAIAHGGDIATSAGAASLVAAALETYGRLDTLVNNAGFLRDRMLVNLDEDDWDAVVRVHLKGHFLPLKHAAAHWRAEAKAGRTPVARIVNTSSGAGLLGSLGQGNYSAAKAGIIALTLVAAAELARYGVQVNAIAPAARTRMTERTFAQSMAAPDAGFDAMAPENVSPLAVWLGSAASEGVTGRVFEAEGGRITVMEGWKAGPSVDKGARWTPEGAGETARKLLGEAGVPGPVYGA; encoded by the coding sequence ATGAGCGGGATCTGCGAGGGGCGGGTCGTGGCCGTCACCGGCGCGGGCCGGGGCCTCGGCCGCGCACACGCGCTCGCGTTCGCCGCGGCGGGGGCGAAGGTCGTCGTCAACGACCTCGGAGTCGGCCTGGACGGCAGCCCTGCGCGAGGGGTAGCCGTCGACAGCCCAGTCCGGCACGTGACCGTCGACAACCCCGCCCAGCAGGTGGCCGACGAGATCCGCGTGGCGGGCGGTGAGGCGATCGCGCACGGCGGCGACATCGCGACCAGTGCCGGGGCGGCGTCCCTGGTGGCGGCCGCGCTGGAGACGTACGGCCGCCTCGACACCCTCGTCAACAACGCCGGCTTCCTGCGCGACCGGATGCTGGTCAACCTCGACGAGGACGACTGGGACGCGGTCGTACGGGTCCACCTCAAGGGCCACTTCCTCCCCCTGAAGCACGCGGCGGCGCACTGGCGGGCAGAGGCGAAGGCGGGCCGAACCCCGGTCGCCCGGATCGTCAACACAAGCAGTGGGGCAGGGCTGTTGGGCTCGCTCGGGCAGGGCAACTACAGCGCCGCGAAGGCCGGCATCATCGCCCTGACCCTGGTCGCGGCGGCCGAGCTGGCCCGCTACGGCGTCCAGGTCAACGCGATCGCCCCGGCGGCCCGCACCCGCATGACGGAACGCACCTTCGCGCAGTCGATGGCGGCCCCCGACGCGGGCTTCGACGCCATGGCCCCGGAGAACGTCTCCCCGTTGGCCGTCTGGCTGGGCTCGGCGGCGAGCGAGGGCGTGACGGGGAGGGTCTTCGAGGCGGAGGGGGGTCGGATCACGGTCATGGAGGGGTGGAAGGCGGGGCCGAGCGTGGACAAGGGGGCGCGGTGGACGCCGGAGGGGGCGGGGGAGACGGCGCGGAAGTTGCTGGGGGAGGCGGGGGTGCCGGGGCCGGTGTACGGCGCGTGA
- a CDS encoding CoA transferase subunit A — translation MSDKTMTADQVVSRLHSGMTLGIGGWGSRRKPMALVRAVLRSDVTDLTVVSYGGPDVGMLAAAGRIRKLVAPFATLDSIPLEPHFRAARERGAFELVEVDEAMFMWGLRAAANRLPFLPVRAGIGSDVMRVNPGLRTVSSPYDDGETFVAMPALRLDAALVHVNRADRLGNGQYLGPDPYFDDLFCEAADAAYVSCERVVDTAELTKDAAPQSLLVKRHTVTGVVEAPNGAHFTSCAPDYGRDEAFQKTYATTPWPQFAARFLSGDEQAYRSAVGERS, via the coding sequence GTGAGTGACAAGACGATGACCGCCGACCAGGTCGTCTCCCGGCTGCACAGCGGCATGACCCTCGGCATCGGCGGCTGGGGTTCGCGCCGCAAACCCATGGCCCTGGTCAGGGCAGTGCTCCGGTCCGACGTCACCGACCTCACCGTCGTCTCGTACGGCGGCCCGGACGTCGGCATGCTCGCCGCCGCCGGGCGGATCCGGAAGCTGGTCGCCCCCTTCGCCACCCTCGACTCCATTCCCCTCGAACCGCACTTCCGAGCGGCCCGGGAGCGCGGCGCCTTCGAACTGGTGGAGGTCGACGAGGCCATGTTCATGTGGGGCCTGCGCGCGGCCGCGAACCGGCTGCCCTTCCTGCCGGTGCGGGCCGGGATCGGTTCGGATGTGATGCGGGTCAACCCGGGCCTCAGGACGGTTTCTTCGCCGTACGACGACGGGGAGACGTTCGTCGCCATGCCCGCGCTGCGGCTCGACGCGGCCCTGGTCCACGTCAACCGCGCCGACCGGCTGGGCAACGGGCAGTATCTGGGCCCCGACCCGTACTTCGACGACCTGTTCTGCGAGGCGGCCGACGCGGCGTACGTCTCGTGCGAACGGGTCGTCGACACGGCCGAGTTGACGAAGGACGCGGCCCCGCAGTCGCTGCTGGTCAAGCGGCACACGGTGACCGGTGTCGTCGAGGCCCCGAACGGGGCGCACTTCACGTCCTGCGCGCCCGACTACGGCCGGGACGAGGCGTTTCAGAAGACGTACGCGACCACGCCCTGGCCTCAGTTCGCGGCGCGGTTCCTCAGCGGGGACGAGCAGGCGTACCGGTCGGCGGTCGGGGAGCGATCATGA
- a CDS encoding SDR family oxidoreductase has product MGLDGKVVVVTGGTRGVGAGVARAFAEAGADVVICARRPPEVPSPGVQFRVLDLRDPAAVRAFFAALPRLDVLVNNAGGTPYRRLTDADAERHARVIELNLVAPLTASLAAYEHLRRVRGSVVMIGSVSGSRPSPGSAAYGAAKAGLESLARSMAVEWAPQVRVNTLVVGMVRTERSPLHYGGEEGIAGVSRTVPLGRLAEPADVGAAAVFLASDTAAYISGASLLVHGGGERPAFLDAATVNKEA; this is encoded by the coding sequence ATGGGGCTGGACGGGAAGGTCGTGGTCGTCACGGGCGGTACCCGGGGCGTCGGTGCGGGGGTGGCGAGGGCTTTCGCCGAGGCCGGTGCGGACGTCGTGATCTGCGCCCGCAGACCGCCCGAAGTCCCGTCGCCCGGAGTGCAGTTCAGGGTGCTCGACCTCCGCGACCCGGCAGCCGTACGGGCCTTCTTCGCGGCGTTGCCCCGCCTCGACGTCCTCGTCAACAACGCGGGTGGCACACCGTACCGACGGTTGACGGACGCGGACGCCGAACGGCACGCGCGCGTGATCGAGCTGAACCTCGTCGCTCCGCTGACGGCGTCCCTGGCCGCGTACGAGCACCTGAGGCGGGTGCGGGGCTCGGTGGTGATGATCGGCAGCGTCAGCGGCAGCCGCCCGTCGCCGGGATCGGCGGCGTACGGGGCGGCCAAGGCCGGGCTGGAGAGCCTGGCCCGCTCGATGGCGGTGGAGTGGGCGCCGCAGGTCCGGGTCAACACCCTGGTCGTGGGCATGGTCCGCACGGAGCGGTCGCCTCTCCACTACGGGGGCGAGGAAGGCATCGCCGGAGTCTCCCGCACCGTCCCGCTCGGCCGCCTCGCCGAACCGGCCGACGTCGGCGCGGCCGCCGTATTCCTCGCCTCCGACACCGCCGCCTACATCAGCGGGGCGAGCCTGCTCGTGCACGGCGGGGGCGAGCGGCCCGCGTTCCTGGACGCCGCAACGGTCAACAAGGAGGCATGA
- a CDS encoding CoA-transferase subunit beta — protein MTEATRTSLLPPTRAEYCVIACAEAWRDAGEILASPMGLIPSVGARLARLTFSPDLLLTDGEAMLVRPDGTTEGWLPYRQHLALVTGGRRHVMMGASQIDRYGNQNISCIGDWERPKRQLLGVRGAPVNTLNNPTSYWVPRHSRRVFVEKVDMVCGVGYDHAGAARHHRIPRVVSDLGVFDFATPDHAMRLASLHPGVTLEQVREATAFDLVVPDEVPTTREPTAAELRLVREVIDPANTRAREVGA, from the coding sequence ATGACGGAGGCCACCCGCACGTCCCTTCTCCCGCCCACCCGCGCCGAGTACTGCGTCATCGCCTGCGCCGAGGCCTGGCGCGACGCGGGTGAGATCCTGGCGAGCCCGATGGGCCTGATCCCGTCCGTGGGGGCCCGGCTGGCACGGCTCACGTTCTCGCCGGACCTGCTGCTGACCGACGGCGAGGCGATGCTCGTCCGCCCGGACGGGACGACCGAGGGCTGGCTGCCGTACCGACAGCACCTGGCCCTGGTCACCGGTGGCCGGCGGCACGTGATGATGGGCGCGAGCCAGATCGACCGGTACGGCAACCAGAACATCTCGTGCATCGGCGACTGGGAGCGGCCGAAACGGCAGCTGCTCGGGGTGCGCGGCGCACCGGTCAACACCCTCAACAATCCGACCAGTTACTGGGTGCCGAGGCATTCCCGGCGGGTGTTCGTCGAGAAGGTCGACATGGTGTGCGGGGTGGGTTACGACCACGCGGGCGCCGCCCGACATCACCGCATCCCCCGTGTCGTCTCCGACCTCGGCGTCTTCGACTTCGCCACACCCGACCACGCGATGCGTCTGGCCTCGCTCCATCCGGGAGTCACGCTGGAGCAGGTCAGGGAGGCGACCGCGTTCGACCTGGTCGTCCCGGACGAGGTGCCGACGACCCGCGAACCCACCGCCGCCGAACTGCGCCTCGTCCGCGAGGTCATCGACCCGGCGAACACTCGCGCAAGGGAGGTCGGTGCGTGA
- a CDS encoding TetR/AcrR family transcriptional regulator: MPTKKKPQVTAAADRRRELLDTAAEVFAEQGYNATTVRKIADHAGMLAGSLYYHFDSKESMLEEILRTFLDELWSGYDAVLAAELDPRETLQALVTESFREIDRHRAAVAIYQKENRQLVAQERFAFLAESQRRFEKAWLSTLERGVAAEVFRSDLDVRLTYRFVRDTVWVAASWYRPGGQHSPEEIARQYLSMVLDGIAVRA; encoded by the coding sequence GTGCCGACCAAGAAGAAGCCCCAGGTGACCGCCGCAGCCGACAGGCGCCGCGAACTCCTCGACACCGCCGCCGAGGTCTTCGCCGAGCAGGGCTACAACGCCACCACCGTTCGCAAGATCGCCGACCACGCGGGCATGCTCGCGGGCAGCCTCTACTACCACTTCGACTCCAAGGAGTCGATGCTGGAGGAGATCCTGCGGACCTTCCTCGACGAGCTGTGGAGTGGCTACGACGCCGTCCTGGCGGCCGAGCTGGACCCGCGCGAGACGCTTCAGGCGCTGGTCACCGAGTCGTTCAGGGAGATCGACCGGCATCGGGCCGCCGTCGCGATCTACCAGAAGGAGAACAGACAGCTGGTGGCGCAGGAGCGGTTCGCGTTCCTCGCCGAGTCGCAGCGCAGGTTCGAGAAGGCGTGGCTGTCCACGCTGGAGCGCGGGGTCGCGGCCGAGGTGTTCCGGTCCGACCTCGACGTCCGGCTCACCTACCGGTTCGTGCGGGACACGGTGTGGGTCGCCGCGTCCTGGTACCGGCCCGGCGGACAGCACAGCCCGGAGGAGATCGCCCGGCAGTACCTGTCGATGGTGCTGGACGGGATCGCCGTACGTGCGTAG
- a CDS encoding acetyl-CoA C-acetyltransferase, which produces MAEAYIVEAVRTPVGRRGGGLSGVHPADLGAHVLKELVSRAGMDPAAVEDVVFGCLDAVGPQAGDIARTCWLAAGLPEEVPGVTVDRQCGSSQQAVHFAAQGVLSGTQDLVVAGGVQNMSMIPIAFATRQAAEPLGLTAGPFAGSEGWRARYGEKPVNQFVGAEMIAAKWGISRQDQEEFALRSHRRALRAIDEGRFERELVPYGRAAVDEGPRRDTSLEKMAGLKPVVDGGTITAACSSQVSDGAAAMLLASERAVREHGLTPRARVHHLSVRGEDPIRMLTAPIPATAHALKKTGLSIADIDLVEINEAFAPVVLAWLKETGADPEKVNVNGGAIALGHPLGATGVKLMTTLLHELERTGGRFGLQTMCEGGGQANVTIVERL; this is translated from the coding sequence ATGGCCGAGGCCTACATCGTCGAAGCGGTCCGTACGCCCGTCGGGCGGCGCGGAGGAGGGCTCAGCGGGGTCCATCCGGCCGACCTGGGCGCGCATGTCCTCAAGGAACTCGTCTCGCGCGCGGGCATGGACCCGGCCGCCGTCGAGGACGTCGTCTTCGGCTGCCTTGACGCCGTGGGGCCGCAGGCCGGGGACATCGCGCGGACCTGCTGGCTGGCGGCCGGGCTGCCCGAGGAGGTGCCGGGCGTGACGGTGGACCGGCAGTGCGGGTCCTCGCAGCAGGCCGTCCACTTCGCGGCGCAGGGCGTGCTGTCCGGCACCCAGGACCTGGTGGTCGCGGGCGGCGTGCAGAACATGTCGATGATCCCCATCGCCTTCGCCACCCGGCAGGCCGCCGAGCCGCTGGGGCTGACGGCGGGCCCCTTCGCGGGGAGCGAGGGCTGGCGGGCGCGGTACGGCGAGAAGCCCGTCAACCAGTTCGTCGGCGCCGAGATGATCGCCGCGAAGTGGGGAATCAGCCGGCAGGACCAGGAGGAGTTCGCCCTGCGCTCGCACCGGCGGGCGCTGCGGGCGATCGACGAGGGCCGCTTCGAGCGGGAGCTCGTGCCCTACGGCCGGGCCGCCGTCGACGAGGGGCCGCGCCGGGACACCTCCCTGGAGAAGATGGCCGGGCTGAAGCCGGTCGTCGACGGCGGCACGATCACGGCCGCCTGTTCCTCGCAGGTCTCCGACGGCGCGGCGGCGATGCTGCTGGCCTCGGAGCGGGCGGTGCGCGAGCATGGGCTCACGCCCCGGGCCCGGGTGCACCACCTCTCGGTGCGCGGTGAGGATCCCATCCGCATGCTCACTGCCCCCATCCCCGCCACCGCCCACGCCCTGAAGAAGACCGGCCTGTCCATCGCCGACATCGACCTCGTCGAGATCAACGAGGCCTTCGCTCCGGTCGTCCTGGCCTGGCTGAAGGAGACCGGCGCGGACCCGGAGAAGGTCAACGTCAATGGGGGTGCCATCGCGCTGGGCCACCCCCTGGGCGCGACCGGAGTGAAACTGATGACGACCCTGCTGCACGAACTGGAGCGCACCGGAGGCCGGTTCGGGCTGCAGACGATGTGCGAGGGCGGCGGGCAGGCGAACGTGACGATCGTTGAGCGGCTTTGA
- a CDS encoding enoyl-CoA hydratase family protein, translating into MGVSTSSPEKGPEHSGIAVVTVDFPPVNALPVGGWFALADAVRAAGRDPQVRCVVIAAEGRGFNAGVDIKEIQRDGHSALIGANRACAAAFGAVYDCEVPVVAAVHGFCLGGGIGLVGNADAIVASEDATFGLPELDRGALGAATHLARLVPQHLMRALYYTSRTATAAELHAHGSVWRVVPGEELRAAALELAREIAAKDGQLLRLAKAAINGIDPVDVRRSYRFEQGFTFEAGLSGVADRVRDTFGKTDEGA; encoded by the coding sequence ATGGGTGTCTCCACCTCGTCCCCGGAAAAAGGGCCCGAACATAGTGGAATCGCCGTCGTCACTGTCGACTTCCCCCCGGTGAACGCCCTGCCGGTGGGGGGCTGGTTCGCCCTGGCCGACGCCGTGCGGGCGGCGGGACGCGACCCGCAGGTGCGGTGTGTCGTCATCGCGGCCGAGGGGCGCGGGTTCAACGCGGGCGTGGACATCAAGGAGATACAGCGGGACGGGCACAGCGCGCTGATCGGCGCCAACCGCGCCTGCGCGGCGGCCTTCGGCGCGGTGTACGACTGCGAGGTGCCCGTCGTCGCGGCCGTGCACGGCTTCTGCCTGGGCGGCGGTATCGGCCTGGTGGGCAACGCGGACGCGATCGTGGCGAGCGAGGACGCCACCTTCGGGCTGCCCGAGCTGGACCGGGGAGCGCTGGGCGCGGCCACCCATCTGGCCCGACTGGTCCCCCAGCACCTGATGCGCGCGCTGTACTACACCTCGCGCACGGCGACCGCGGCCGAGCTGCACGCGCACGGCTCGGTGTGGCGCGTCGTGCCGGGCGAGGAACTCCGCGCCGCGGCCCTGGAGCTGGCCCGCGAGATCGCCGCCAAGGACGGGCAGCTGCTGCGCCTGGCCAAGGCCGCCATCAACGGCATCGATCCGGTCGACGTGCGCCGCAGCTACCGCTTCGAACAGGGCTTCACCTTCGAGGCCGGCCTCAGCGGAGTGGCCGACCGGGTCCGTGACACCTTCGGCAAGACGGATGAGGGAGCGTAG
- a CDS encoding NAD(P)H-dependent flavin oxidoreductase — protein METALTRLVGVRHPIVQTGMGWVAGPRLVSATANAGALGILASATMTVDRLREAIREVRSRTDAPFGVNLRADASDAADRVRVMIDEGVRVASFALAPSPELIAELKDAGVIVIPSIGARRHAEKVAAWGADAVIVQGGEGGGHTGEVATTVLLPQVADAVDIPVVAAGGFFDGRGLVAALAYGAAGVAMGTRFLLTSDSTVPDAVKARYLAATVRDVTVTTAVDGLPHRMLRTELVDALERSGRARALLQAVSRAAGYRKLSGTSWLRMVRDGRALKHGKDLSWSQVLLAANTPMLLRASMVDGRTDLGVMASGQVAGVIDDLPSCAELVERIMQEAGQVRERLKD, from the coding sequence ATGGAGACGGCGCTGACCCGGCTGGTCGGTGTCCGCCACCCGATCGTGCAGACGGGGATGGGCTGGGTGGCGGGCCCGCGACTGGTCTCGGCGACGGCGAACGCGGGTGCGCTGGGCATCCTGGCCTCCGCGACGATGACCGTCGACCGGCTGCGTGAGGCGATACGCGAGGTCAGATCCCGTACGGACGCGCCGTTCGGCGTGAATCTGCGCGCGGACGCCTCGGACGCCGCAGACCGGGTCCGCGTCATGATCGACGAGGGTGTGCGCGTCGCCTCCTTCGCTCTCGCGCCCTCACCCGAGCTGATCGCCGAGCTCAAGGACGCGGGGGTGATCGTCATCCCCTCGATCGGTGCCCGGCGGCATGCCGAGAAGGTCGCGGCCTGGGGTGCGGACGCGGTGATCGTGCAGGGCGGGGAGGGCGGCGGGCACACCGGTGAGGTGGCGACGACGGTGCTGCTGCCGCAGGTGGCCGACGCCGTGGACATACCGGTCGTGGCGGCGGGTGGCTTCTTCGACGGACGGGGACTGGTCGCGGCGCTGGCCTACGGGGCGGCGGGGGTCGCGATGGGCACGCGGTTCCTGCTGACGTCGGACTCGACGGTGCCGGATGCGGTGAAGGCGCGGTATCTGGCGGCGACGGTCCGGGACGTCACCGTCACCACGGCCGTGGACGGCCTGCCCCACCGCATGCTGCGTACGGAACTGGTCGACGCCCTGGAGCGCTCGGGCCGTGCGAGGGCTCTCCTCCAGGCGGTCAGCAGGGCGGCGGGCTACCGGAAGCTCTCCGGCACGAGCTGGCTCCGGATGGTCCGGGACGGTCGTGCGCTCAAGCACGGCAAGGACCTGAGCTGGAGCCAGGTCCTGCTCGCCGCGAACACGCCGATGCTGCTCAGGGCGTCGATGGTGGACGGCCGCACGGACCTGGGGGTGATGGCCTCCGGGCAGGTCGCCGGGGTGATCGACGACCTGCCGTCGTGCGCGGAACTGGTGGAGCGGATCATGCAGGAGGCCGGGCAGGTGCGGGAGCGCCTCAAGGACTGA